From one Triticum urartu cultivar G1812 chromosome 3, Tu2.1, whole genome shotgun sequence genomic stretch:
- the LOC125549375 gene encoding desmethyl-deoxy-podophyllotoxin synthase-like — protein sequence MMNGIVMRASVGDRCAQRDAYLEELDEGMDLMSGFNLIDLFEASRLTRAIGGQPLRATWELHRRIHSIMDAMINNHRTAMEGEEDNDARREKRGGILTTLLQFQRDDGIGVVALTHENISGVLFDLFIAGSETTATTTIWAMSELMRSPHIMAAAQSEVRRVLHDKTEVNEADNDGRLHYLQMVIKETFRLHPPVPLLMLRLCTEQTMVMGYDIPRGTTVFVNVSAIGRDEKSWTDASEFIPKRFDSEKVDYGGMDFRFLPGGAGRRMCPGMMFGVSNIEMALASLLYHFDWKLPDGGNPEKLDMSEVYGIMVRRTTELVLEATVFVP from the exons TGGACCTCATGTCCGGATTTAACCTCATCGACCTGTTCGAGGCGTCGCGTCTCACCCGGGCGATCGGTGGCCAGCCTCTCAGGGCGACGTGGGAGCTGCACCGGAGGATCCACTCCATCATGGACGCGATGATCAACAATCACAGAACGGCTATGGAGGGCGAGGAGGACAATGATGCCAGACGTGAGAAGAGGGGGGGCATACTCACCACTCTGCTCCAGTTCCAGAGGGACGACGGGATTGGCGTGGTCGCCCTCACCCATGAAAACATCAGCGGCGTCCTCTTT GATCTTTTCATTGCAGGATCAGAGACTACAGCCACTACAACAATCTGGGCAATGTCTGAGTTGATGAGGAGCCCACACATAATGGCCGCCGCACAATCTGAAGTTCGCCGAGTCCTCCACGACAAGACCGAGGTGAATGAGGCCGACAATGATGGCCGGCTCCACTACCTACAGATGGTCATCAAGGAGACCTTCAGGTTGCATCCACCGGTGCCATTGCTCATGCTGAGGCTTTGCACTGAGCAAACAATGGTCATGGGCTATGATATTCCACGGGGCACCACTGTGTTCGTGAATGTGTCAGCTATCGGTAGGGATGAGAAGAGCTGGACTGACGCGAGCGAGTTCATCCCCAAGAGGTTTGACAGTGAAAAGGTTGATTATGGTGGTATGGACTTCAGGTTCCTCCCAGGTGGGGCTGGACGGAGAATGTGCCCCGGTATGATGTTTGGAGTGTCAAACATCGAAATGGCTCTTGCGAGCCTTCTCTATCACTTTGACTGGAAGCTTCCCGATGGTGGGAACCCGGAGAAGCTTGATATGAGTGAAGTGTATGGGATCATGGTTCGTCGTACGACCGAGCTTGTGTTGGAAGCTACTGTTTTTGTGCCTTAA